In Candidatus Manganitrophaceae bacterium, the following proteins share a genomic window:
- a CDS encoding tyrosine--tRNA ligase, whose product MTSKPENRIDEKEADAALQRLSRGTVEIIQRDHLIEKLERAKAEERPLRIKAGFDPTAPDLHLGHTVLIQKMKQFQDLGHEVIFLIGDFTGMIGDPTGRSETRKSLTREQVLKNAETYKHQVFKILDPKKTVVRFNSEWMSAMKVEDLIRLASQYTVARMLERDDFQKRYKELQPIGIHEFLYPLIQGYDSVALKADVELGGTDQKFNLLVGRELQKIYGQPQQVVITMPLLEGTDGVRKMSKSFGNYIALEDPPAEMFGKIMSIPDTLMWRYYELLTDEDLNPLRAAHPMEAKLRLARLLVERFHGAEKAREAQERFDQVVGRSDVGSPEIDYPLVPPYPQKWIDLLVALQFAPSKSEARRLIQQGAVELEGKKINDPNEAAILELRNHPYDLKVGKKRRIRIIRKEGC is encoded by the coding sequence ATGACGTCGAAGCCAGAAAATAGAATCGATGAAAAAGAAGCGGACGCCGCGCTGCAGCGCCTCTCTCGGGGAACGGTCGAGATCATCCAGCGGGATCATCTAATCGAAAAACTCGAACGAGCAAAGGCCGAGGAACGGCCCCTCCGAATCAAGGCCGGGTTTGATCCGACCGCACCCGATCTGCATCTCGGTCACACCGTCCTCATACAGAAGATGAAGCAATTTCAGGATCTGGGACATGAGGTGATCTTTCTCATCGGCGATTTTACCGGAATGATCGGAGATCCGACCGGACGATCCGAAACGCGGAAATCGCTGACGCGGGAGCAGGTCCTCAAGAATGCGGAGACTTACAAGCATCAGGTCTTCAAGATCCTCGATCCGAAAAAAACGGTGGTTCGGTTCAACAGCGAATGGATGAGCGCGATGAAGGTGGAGGACCTCATCCGGCTGGCCTCCCAATACACCGTCGCTCGTATGCTGGAACGGGATGATTTTCAGAAAAGATATAAAGAGCTCCAGCCGATCGGCATCCATGAATTTTTATATCCGCTCATTCAGGGCTATGATTCGGTCGCGTTGAAGGCCGATGTGGAGTTGGGCGGTACCGATCAGAAGTTTAACCTCCTCGTCGGCCGGGAGCTGCAGAAGATCTATGGTCAACCGCAGCAGGTAGTGATCACGATGCCGCTGCTCGAGGGGACCGACGGCGTCAGGAAGATGAGCAAGAGTTTTGGCAACTACATCGCCTTAGAGGATCCCCCCGCTGAAATGTTCGGGAAGATCATGTCGATTCCGGACACTCTGATGTGGCGTTATTATGAGCTGTTGACGGATGAGGATTTAAACCCGCTGCGCGCGGCCCATCCGATGGAGGCGAAGTTAAGGCTCGCCCGGCTTCTGGTGGAGCGATTCCACGGAGCTGAAAAGGCCCGAGAAGCGCAAGAGCGATTTGACCAGGTCGTCGGAAGAAGCGACGTTGGAAGCCCTGAGATCGATTATCCGCTTGTTCCGCCCTATCCACAAAAATGGATCGATTTATTGGTCGCGCTCCAATTTGCACCGAGTAAAAGTGAAGCACGCCGGTTGATTCAGCAGGGTGCGGTAGAGCTTGAAGGTAAAAAGATAAATGATCCAAACGAAGCGGCGATACTGGAGCTGAGGAACCATCCTTATGACCTGAAGGTAGGAAAGAAAAGGCGGATTCGAATAATAAGAAAAGAAGGGTGTTGA
- a CDS encoding helix-hairpin-helix domain-containing protein, whose protein sequence is MMLSFRKRSIDPDAARPSLLATYSFYIKGLLLSLVLGFLFLFRVWAEKGEAVPSAPAASAPVPSFVATSSRSLQRNSAKKGAVSSTKIDLNIAPAALLETLPGIGPKLAAEIIRYRNDQGPFHRSEDLLQVKGIGPKKLSRIEPYLLFQPNDVEARK, encoded by the coding sequence ATGATGCTCTCCTTCAGAAAGAGGAGCATTGATCCGGACGCCGCGCGTCCGAGTCTCCTCGCAACATATTCCTTTTACATCAAAGGGCTTCTCCTCTCCCTCGTGCTTGGATTTCTTTTTCTTTTCAGGGTGTGGGCGGAGAAGGGCGAGGCGGTGCCTTCGGCGCCGGCCGCTTCAGCGCCGGTCCCTTCTTTTGTCGCGACCTCGAGCCGATCGCTTCAGCGGAATTCTGCTAAAAAAGGCGCCGTCTCCTCGACAAAGATTGATTTAAATATCGCCCCGGCCGCTCTCCTTGAGACGCTGCCCGGTATTGGCCCAAAGCTTGCCGCAGAGATTATACGATATCGCAATGATCAGGGTCCATTTCATCGATCCGAAGACCTGCTTCAGGTAAAAGGAATCGGTCCTAAGAAGCTCAGCCGCATCGAACCCTATCTCCTCTTTCAGCCGAATGACGTCGAAGCCAGAAAATAG
- the gcvH gene encoding glycine cleavage system protein GcvH, translated as MIPENLRYHKEHEWVRPEGKKATIGISDFAQEALGDIVYLEIPKLGTEVRYGNEITEIESTKTTSPLYAPVGGKIVAVNEKLKEKPELINQDPYGEGWVVMVEMTDPKEVEKLMTAKEYDALLQKEEH; from the coding sequence ATGATTCCTGAGAATTTACGTTATCATAAAGAACATGAGTGGGTCCGTCCGGAAGGGAAGAAGGCGACGATCGGTATTTCCGACTTCGCCCAAGAGGCGTTGGGAGATATTGTTTATCTTGAGATTCCGAAATTGGGAACCGAGGTCCGGTATGGAAACGAGATCACGGAGATCGAATCGACTAAAACAACCTCTCCGCTCTATGCCCCGGTCGGCGGGAAGATTGTTGCAGTAAACGAGAAGCTGAAGGAAAAGCCGGAGCTGATCAACCAAGATCCGTACGGCGAAGGCTGGGTGGTCATGGTGGAGATGACCGATCCCAAAGAGGTCGAGAAGCTCATGACGGCCAAAGAATATGATGCTCTCCTTCAGAAAGAGGAGCATTGA
- a CDS encoding family 10 glycosylhydrolase encodes MASFKIICFSSLKKSQRLSVVFLFCFLLAGCIGPVTRSAPQDPQGWGELVEGVRSFEAGRYIEARRRSLNIIESYPGSPLLGEAQWLLAKSYDATGEKEAAIRELRLYLRNYPNSTHEEEAHAYLFRLAQADPKTIAITWAPASGRGLEEALRRFKKWGANAVILPVVDNSIGRGGLFFNSPGAPVSSDRVGEWAETAHRMGYRMIAQVPLREIRWATLLHPEWRDQKFDPKRGTVQPIEKLDLFHPEVREMILRMYRDLGAYPIDGIYIEDLSYPAEEGWSPSAIRLYEGLFFEPLGPNDLLEVRGGLNTDGRGRTERAPQFWHWVGWRSRHMTDLLKELQGVVHSVHPGVEWGIALPEMLVTQPMRGLEENSLDLLDLKRAPTDFYLFASTPGSLGTQTLVERLSRYHIQPQEVWLHQRASGTASPSEMGGFSFRGLLLVTP; translated from the coding sequence ATGGCCAGCTTTAAAATCATCTGTTTTTCCTCCCTGAAAAAAAGTCAGCGGCTCTCTGTCGTTTTTCTTTTTTGCTTTTTGCTCGCCGGATGTATCGGCCCGGTGACCCGCTCGGCGCCGCAAGACCCACAGGGGTGGGGCGAGCTGGTGGAAGGGGTCCGTTCCTTCGAAGCGGGACGCTATATCGAGGCCCGCCGTCGCTCCTTGAACATCATCGAGTCGTATCCCGGCTCCCCCCTTTTAGGAGAGGCCCAATGGCTGTTGGCCAAGAGCTATGACGCGACGGGAGAAAAGGAGGCGGCGATCCGCGAGCTTCGTCTCTATCTGAGAAACTACCCGAACAGCACGCATGAAGAAGAGGCGCATGCTTATCTGTTTCGTTTGGCGCAGGCCGACCCAAAGACGATCGCCATCACCTGGGCCCCCGCTTCCGGAAGGGGATTGGAAGAGGCGCTCCGCCGTTTCAAGAAATGGGGTGCGAACGCGGTGATTCTCCCCGTCGTCGATAATTCGATCGGACGGGGCGGTCTTTTTTTTAACTCGCCCGGTGCGCCTGTATCGAGCGACCGGGTGGGAGAATGGGCCGAGACGGCGCATCGGATGGGGTATCGAATGATCGCGCAGGTTCCCCTCCGGGAAATTCGCTGGGCGACCCTCCTTCACCCCGAATGGCGGGATCAAAAGTTTGATCCAAAGCGCGGAACCGTTCAGCCGATCGAAAAGCTCGATCTGTTTCACCCGGAGGTGAGGGAGATGATCCTGAGAATGTACCGGGATCTCGGCGCCTATCCGATCGATGGGATCTACATCGAAGATCTTTCCTATCCGGCCGAGGAGGGATGGAGTCCTTCGGCCATCCGATTATATGAAGGGCTTTTTTTCGAGCCGCTGGGACCAAACGACCTTCTTGAGGTGAGGGGGGGCCTGAACACCGACGGGAGGGGAAGGACAGAACGCGCTCCGCAGTTTTGGCATTGGGTGGGATGGCGGAGTCGCCACATGACCGATCTGCTGAAAGAGCTGCAGGGGGTCGTTCATTCGGTCCATCCGGGAGTAGAATGGGGAATCGCCCTTCCTGAAATGCTTGTTACCCAGCCGATGCGGGGACTGGAGGAGAACTCGCTCGATCTGCTCGATTTGAAACGAGCCCCAACAGACTTTTACCTGTTTGCCTCGACTCCCGGCTCTCTTGGAACACAAACCCTCGTCGAAAGGCTTTCCCGATACCATATTCAACCTCAAGAAGTCTGGCTTCATCAAAGGGCGAGCGGAACGGCATCGCCTTCCGAAATGGGGGGCTTTTCCTTCCGGGGCCTCCTTCTCGTAACTCCTTGA